TCAGCGCCCTCTGGCCGCTCCAGGGGATCACGGTGTCGGGGAAGTGCCGCAGTGTGTAGTAGACGCCCAGCGACGGCCGGCCTGTCCGGTAGGACTCGAGGAGCCCGGCGAGGCGGAAATCCCACTCGTAATACTTGCTCAAGGTACCCTGCAGGCTTCCTGAGAGGGTCGCGACCCCGAGTTCGCTCGGCTGGAGGGGCAGCCGCACGCCCACGCCCCAGTCGAGGCCGATGACGTCGGGTTCGTTGAGGCTCCACATGAAGCCCGCGCGCCACTGGGGGTGCGGCCTGGGTTCGAGCAGCGCCGATGCGGGCCGCGCCAGGAAAAGGGGCACAAACGCCGCAAAGGCGAGCGCGAAAAGGCGCACTGCGCCGGCAATGGCTTCATGCGTGCGATGCGAATGGGCGTTCAAGGGCCTTTGCCTCCTCCCTGAGCAGCCTGTTAGACGGAGGGATGGTTATTCCTTCCGTCTTCCCGGCTCAGCACGGTTGCGCAGCTGGTCGAGGCTCTTGAGCACCTCGTCGACGTGGCCGTCCACCTTGACGTTCTCGAAGATGCGGGCGATGCGCCCTTGCGGATCAATGACGAAAGTGGTGCGCAGGGCGCTGGTGCCCTTTTCGTTGAGCACGCCGAGGTTGCGGGAGATGGCCTTGTCCCGGTCGGAGATGAGCGGAAAGCGCAGGCCGCACGCGTCGGCAAAGCTGCGGTGGGACGCCTCGCTATCCACGCTGACGCCCACCACCTCGGCGTCCCGGTCGCGCAGCTCCTCCAGGTGCGCGTTGAACGCCTGTGCCTCCCGCGTACACCCGGGCGTCTTGTCCCTCGGGTAAAAATACAGGACAAGCCACTTTCCCAGGAACTGCCTGGACGACAGGCGGGTTCCCGCCTGC
The sequence above is a segment of the Bacillota bacterium genome. Coding sequences within it:
- a CDS encoding peroxiredoxin, which gives rise to MPVAVRAGDVMPEVAGPTQAGTRLSSRQFLGKWLVLYFYPRDKTPGCTREAQAFNAHLEELRDRDAEVVGVSVDSEASHRSFADACGLRFPLISDRDKAISRNLGVLNEKGTSALRTTFVIDPQGRIARIFENVKVDGHVDEVLKSLDQLRNRAEPGRRKE